The Thermoflavifilum sp. genome contains a region encoding:
- a CDS encoding SusC/RagA family TonB-linked outer membrane protein encodes MERSIHNFTEPPFMFNDPRKLPDSISLSQWYAYDGSNPNRDPIEVWLTRLNFKPIEIKDYELNRPINWYKLVFQNAIQQNYTISLSGASERFNYYWSGGYLNNQGIVVGDKFSTIQSRLKLEGEVTRYLTVGINTQFADRDESGVPVDWYTAIIRNSPYGSMYTDDSTDYRYSPQDDPGSGARNPFIATKYTDRLVKIYTLNSIVYARLNLPFGIKYTVNFSPDFEWYNYFNHYSSKNPDYALIGGSAERNDHTIYQWQVDNIFSWSKSFMKYHHLDLTFLINSEKYQYWSEDMVTNHFDPTDILGYHNMGSGLNPSISSDDEYSTGAALMGRALYSYKDRYLLTLSFRRDGYSAFGQKYPWANFPAVALGWIFTQEPFFKSSWFNYGKLRFSYGVNGNRDIGRYSALSYLQTGKYLEVYPDGTTHIVSQLYVNRMQNDDLKWEQTASFNLGFDFSAFHDILGGTIELYKSKTNHLLVNRALPDILGFSNITTNLGEVDNKGIEVTLNLRPINQRNIQWFSSIYFWMNRNKIVHLYGNMVNITDSTGKVIGQKEADDITNHWFIGHPIDAVWDIKVLGVYQQNEAALAARYGQKPGDFKLLDVDNDGKYTNADRMFLGQTSPRYRWSFRNEFIVLKNFDLSFLIYSYWDYLGSFNQAKNREGFPDRTNGYVLPYWTPEHPENKFARIYSSDGGASYSVYRKKNFIRLADVTLAYTVPESLYHKIHAQNLRFYFTVRNVAFYAPDWVFWDPENSGPSPRTFTLGISLTL; translated from the coding sequence TTAAAGATTATGAATTAAATAGGCCAATAAACTGGTATAAACTGGTTTTCCAGAATGCTATTCAGCAAAATTATACAATAAGTTTATCAGGGGCTTCGGAGAGGTTTAATTATTATTGGTCAGGCGGGTATCTAAATAATCAGGGTATAGTAGTGGGCGATAAGTTTTCTACAATTCAGAGTCGATTAAAACTGGAGGGAGAGGTTACACGATATCTTACGGTTGGTATTAATACTCAATTCGCAGATAGGGATGAAAGTGGCGTTCCTGTTGATTGGTATACTGCTATTATTCGAAATTCGCCTTATGGAAGTATGTATACGGATGATTCTACTGATTATAGGTACAGCCCACAGGACGATCCGGGAAGTGGAGCTCGTAATCCGTTCATCGCCACCAAATATACGGATCGGCTGGTGAAAATATATACATTGAATTCGATTGTTTATGCACGTTTGAACCTACCTTTTGGAATAAAATATACAGTAAATTTTTCTCCAGATTTTGAGTGGTATAATTACTTTAATCATTATTCCTCAAAAAATCCTGATTATGCTCTAATCGGTGGTTCTGCAGAAAGAAATGACCACACCATCTATCAATGGCAGGTTGATAATATTTTCAGCTGGTCAAAGAGTTTTATGAAATATCATCATTTGGATCTGACCTTTCTGATTAATAGTGAAAAATATCAGTACTGGAGTGAAGATATGGTTACCAACCATTTCGACCCAACAGATATTTTAGGATACCATAATATGGGAAGTGGCTTAAATCCATCTATTTCAAGTGACGATGAATATAGTACGGGTGCTGCATTAATGGGAAGAGCATTATATTCATATAAGGATAGATATTTACTGACACTTTCTTTCAGGAGAGATGGTTATTCAGCTTTCGGGCAAAAGTATCCCTGGGCTAATTTCCCGGCGGTGGCATTGGGCTGGATATTCACACAAGAACCCTTTTTCAAATCATCCTGGTTTAATTATGGGAAGTTAAGATTCTCTTATGGAGTAAACGGAAACAGAGATATTGGAAGGTATTCAGCACTATCTTATTTGCAAACCGGAAAATACCTTGAAGTTTATCCAGATGGTACGACGCATATCGTCTCCCAATTATACGTAAATCGCATGCAGAACGATGATCTTAAATGGGAGCAAACAGCATCCTTTAACCTGGGTTTCGACTTCTCTGCTTTTCATGATATACTCGGTGGCACAATTGAACTTTATAAAAGTAAGACCAACCACCTACTGGTTAACCGTGCTCTTCCTGATATACTTGGTTTTTCAAACATTACCACAAATTTAGGTGAGGTAGATAATAAAGGAATTGAAGTAACCTTAAATCTAAGACCGATCAACCAGAGAAATATCCAGTGGTTCAGTTCCATTTATTTCTGGATGAATCGTAATAAAATCGTACATCTATATGGGAATATGGTGAACATAACTGATTCAACGGGAAAAGTAATCGGTCAAAAAGAAGCTGATGACATTACTAATCATTGGTTTATCGGACATCCAATTGATGCTGTTTGGGATATTAAAGTGCTTGGGGTTTACCAGCAAAATGAGGCCGCTCTCGCAGCGCGTTATGGGCAGAAACCTGGAGATTTTAAATTGCTGGATGTGGATAATGATGGTAAATATACGAACGCTGATAGAATGTTTCTTGGTCAGACAAGTCCTCGTTATAGATGGTCATTTCGTAATGAATTCATTGTGCTTAAGAATTTTGATTTATCATTCCTGATCTATTCTTATTGGGACTATCTGGGTTCATTTAATCAAGCAAAAAACCGAGAGGGTTTTCCTGACCGCACCAATGGTTATGTTTTGCCCTACTGGACCCCGGAACATCCTGAAAATAAATTTGCAAGAATATATTCAAGCGATGGAGGAGCAAGTTATAGTGTGTATAGAAAGAAAAACTTCATTCGGCTAGCTGATGTTACACTGGCATATACTGTTCCTGAGTCTCTTTATCATAAAATTCATGCGCAAAACCTGAGGTTTTATTTTACCGTACGCAATGTTGCATTTTATGCTCCAGACTGGGTATTCTGGGATCCGGAAAATAGTGGGCCCAGCCCAAGAACATTTACACTTGGCATAAGCTTGACTTTGTAA